A segment of the Georgenia sp. M64 genome:
CGCCGGACCACCCCTTGAACCTGCCGACGCCGGAGCTCGCCAAGCGGGCCGGCTCGGCGCTGCTGTCTGCCGACGACGCCATCCGGTCCTCCGAGCAGGAGCTCGGCTTCGCCAAGGCCCAGTTCGGCCTGCAGGCCACCGACGCCTTCACCGCCGCGCTGGGGGTCGCCAAGGAGAAGGCGCAGCGCGCCTTCCACATCCGCCAGCTCCTCGACGACGACCAGCCCGAGACGGAGGAGCAGCAGCGGCAGATGTACGCCGACATCCTCCAGCTCACCGGTGAGGTGGAGCGCGGCCTCTCCGAGCATGCCGAGGAGTTCGTCCGGCTGCGCAACATGCAGGCACGCGCCCCGCAGGTCCTCGACGAGCTCGAGCAGCGCGCGGGCGAGGTCGCGCGGCAGATCGAGGGTGCACGCGCCCAGCTCGCCGCGCTGTCCAACCAGTACCCGGCCCCGGCGCTCGCGTCCGTCTCGCGCAACCCCGACCAGGCCCGGGCGCTGCTCGAGTCCGCGCGCGCCTCGGTCGCCGAGGGCCGGGCCAAGGTCGAGGCCGGTGACCGGGCGACCGCCGTGACGCACATCCGCGTGGCGGAGGAGGCCATCGGCCAGGCGGACACGCTCCTGAAGTCCGTCGCGGGGGCCCGCGGCGCCCTCGCCGAGGCCGGCCAGCGGCTGGACTCCGCCATCGCCTCCATCACCGCCGACGTCCGCGACGCCGCGCGGCTCGCCCCGGCCGACCCCGTCGTCGCCGCCCGGCGCAAGGACGCCGAGTCCGCGATCGCGCTCGGCCAGCAGGCCCGTGAGGGCGGCGACCCGCTCGCGGCCATCCAGCGCCTCACCGCGGCCGAGACCGCCATCGACGCGGCGCTCGCGCCGGCCCGCGAGGCCGACGACACCAACCGTCGCGCCCTGGCCCAGCTCGGCGACCGGATGGGCCGGCTGGACTCCCAGCTCCGGGCGACCACCGACTACATCAACACCCGACGCGGCTCGGTGGGCACCGAGGCCCGCACCCGGCTGTCGGAGGCCACGCGCCTCGCCGCCGAGGCGAACCGGCTGGCCGGCACCGACCCGGTCGCGGCCCTGCAGCACGTCACCCGGGCCGAGCAGATGGCCCTGTCGGCCCAGCAGCTGGCCGAGCGTGACGCCGACCGGTTCGACGACTCATTCACCGGCGGCTTCGGCGGCGGCCGGCGGGGTGGTCTCGACATCGGCTCGCTCGTCCTGGGCGGCATCCTCTTCGGCGGCGGGGGCGGGCACTCCGGCGGCTGGGGCGGCGGTGGCGGCTTCGGTGGCGGTGGGTTCGGCGGCGGTGGTGGCGGCTTCGGCGGCGGTGGCGGCGGCTTCGGCGGCGGCGGTGGTGGCTTCTGAGGCTCAACCCGTTCGGCAGGCGCCGCCCGGCGACCTCGACAAGACTTTCCCGCGTTACCCCAACCAAGAAGGGCACGGACATGGCAGAGAAGCAGAGCATCCTCGGGCGCATCGCCCAGCTGACGAAGGCCAACATCAACGCGCTGATCGACCGCGCCGAGGACCCTCAGAAGATGCTGGACCAGCTGGTGCGCGACTACACCTCCTCGATCGCCGAGGCCGAGGACGCCGTCGCCGTCACCATCGGCAACCTCCGTCTGGCCGAGCAGGACCACGCGGCCGACCTCGCCGACGCCCGTGACTGGGGCCAGAAGGCCCTCGCGGCGTCGAGCAAGGCCGACGAGCTGCGCGCCGCGGGCGACCCCGCCGAGGCCGCCCGGTTCGACAACCTCGCCAAGGTCGCCATCGGCAAGCAGATCTCGGCCGAGAACGAGGCCCAGGCCGCCGAGCCGATGATCACCTCGCAGAACGAGGTCGTCGACAAGCTCAAGGTCGGCCTGCAGCAGATGCGCGTCAAGCTCGACGAGCTCAAGTCCAAGCGCGACCAGCTCGTCGCGCGCTCGAAGACCGCCGAGGCCCAGGCCACCGTCCAGGGCGCGATCTCCTCGATCAACATCATGGACCCCACGAGCGAGATCTCCCGCTACGAGGAGCAGGTGCGCCGCGAGGAGGCCCGGGTCGCCGGCCACGCCGAGATCCAGGCGGGCTCGATCGAGGACCAGTTCGCCGAGCTCGAGGACTACGGCCGCAGCGCCGAGATCGAGGCTCGCCTGGCCGCGCTCAAGGGTGGTAGCCCGCGTCAGCAGATCACGTCCGACGCCGCGACCGACGAGGGCTCGGCCGACCTCGACGCCGAGTACGTCGCTGACGAGGACAGGACCACCTACTGACCTGACGGCGGGCCGCGCGACGGTCCTGCGAGGATGACCACTCGCGGCCCCCGCCTCCGGGCGGGGGCCGCGCACGTCTCTCGACGTCGGGCGGGCCTAGCGGCGCGGGAGGTACGGGTGGTTCGAGCCGACGGCGGCGATGCGCTCCTCGGCCAGGTGGTCCGCCGCGTGCGCGGGGCTGATGCCGTGCTCCTCGGCGCGTCGCAGGACCGCCAGGGTCGCGCCGAACAGGCTCTCGACACGGTGCTTCGCGCGGTCGGGCACGTAGCCCTCGAGCTCGTCGGCCACCTGGATCACCCCGCCGGAGTTCACCAGGTAGTCGGGGGCGTAGGTGATCCCGCGCTCGAGGAGCCGTTCGGGGATGCCCCCCTCGCCGTCGTCGGCGAGCTGGTTGTTCGCCGAGCCGCACACGAGCCGGGCCGCCAGGGCCTCCACCGTCGTGGCGTCCAGCGCCCCGCCGAGCGCGCAGGGGGCGTAGACGTCGATGGCCGACCGGACGAGCTCGTCGGTCCCCGCCACCTTCTCGATCTCGGGGTGCCGGGCCCGGACCGCCTCGACGGCCAGCTCGTTGACGTCGGTGACGACGACGTGGGCGCCCGCGGCGACGAGGTGGTCCACGAGGACGCGGCCCACCTTGCCCACGCCGGCGACGCCGACGGTCCGGCCGCGCAGCGACGCCCGGCCCCACACGTGGTCGGCCCCGGCCTGCATCGCGGTGAACACCCCGAGGGCCGTGAGGACCGAGGGGTCGCCGGACCCGCCGTGGACCTCGCTGCGGCCGGCGACGAACGACGTCTCCCGGTGGATGACGTCCATGTCGGCCACCACGGTGCCGACGTCGCAGGCGGTGACGTACCGGCCGCCGAGGGACTCGACGAACCGTCCGTAGGCGCGCAGGAGCGCCTCGGACCTGACCTCGGCCGGGTCGCCGATGATCACGGCCTTGCCGCCCCCGAGGTCGAGGCCCGCGAGCGCGTTCTTGTAGGTCATGCCGCGCGATAGGCGCAGGACGTCCGCGAGCGCGTCGTCCTCGCCGGCGTAGGGGTAGAAGCGGGTGCCGCCGAGGGCGGGGCCGAGCGCGGTGGAGTGGATCGCCACGATGGCCCGCAGGCCGCTGGCACGGTCGTTGAGGTAGGCGACCTGCTCGTGGCCGTGGAGCGGGTCGAAGGGCCCGGGGGCACGAAACGTCGTGGCGGGCGTGAGCGTCTGGGGTCGTGCGTCTGGGCGCGAGAGGGTGGTCACGGGTCCGACTCCTTCGTCATCTCGTGGATGCGCGGCGCTCGGACCGTGGGTGGGGTCCTCGCACCACGACCAGCCTAGGCCCAAGGTCCCGGTTTCGGCGCCCGCGGACGGCCCCTGTCGGCAAGGTTTTCCCAAGCGTGGGGCGCGACGCTGACCCTTTCCGGGGATGCACCCGAAGGGTGGGACCACCATGGTCGAGCTGAGCAGACGGCAGGTGCTGACCGGCGGGGCGGCCGTGGCCGCCACCGGGCTGCTGACGTGGTCCTGGGCGGGGGCGCTCGGGCCGCCCGCCGCGGTGCCGGTCCCGACCTCGTTCGGCTCCGTGTCCCTGCTCGGTGCGCGCGTGAGCGGGCGGACCGGCGTGCACGGCCACGACGCCGCGACCGCGGCCGGCGCCTCGGCTGCCGCGGCCGTCGCCGCCGCGACCCTCGCCGCGCACCGCACCTGGCCCGGGCTGGTGCGGGTCGACGTCGCGATCGCCAACCACCTCGAGCGGGCCGTGGCGTTCTCCCCGGGCCAGTTCCGCCTGCGGGTCGGTGCGGACGGACCGACCGTCACCGCCCTCGACACCGAGCTCACCCCCGGCGCCCTGCCCGCCGGACGGACGGTGCGCACCTGGCTGACGTTCCTCGTCCCGGCCGCTCCGGCAGAGCTGTCCCTGAGCTTCGAGGACACCGCCGCGACCCTGGCGCTGGCGGTGCACACCGTGGAGGACCGATGAGCACCACCGACGAGCGCCGTGCCGCCGACGGCCGAGCTGGCGGGCGTCGCACCGACCGGGACGCCGAACGAGTCGCCCTGGCTGCTCACCGGAGCGACCGGCCCACCGACCGTCGTGACCTGCTGCGGCTCGCCGCGGCCGGGGCCACGGCCACGGCCCTGGGTCTCGTGGGCGCCCCCACGGTCGCCGCAGCCGTCCGACCGGCACGAGACGTCGCCTCCCTCGCCCCGGCGCGCACCGCGCTCGGCGCCGTCACCCCCGTCCCCGGTGTGCTGGACCTGTACGTCAACGAGGGCCGGGTGCCCATGGTCGACGGCACCTTGGTCTACATGCGCGGGTTCGGCGACCGGCCCACCGCCGCCGACGACCCCGCGCCCAGTCTCCGCCTCCCGCCGCACGTCTTCCTCGCCGACGGCACGCTCCACGCCTCCGCCACCTACCCGCTCGACGCGCCGGCCCCGCCGCACGGCCGCCCGGCCGCCGCGTCCGGGCCCGACGCGCAGGGGCTCTACGAGGTGCGGCGCGGGTACTGGGCGAGCTTCTTCCCGCCGCGCACCATCGTGGCCGAGACCGGCGCCCGTCTGCGTCTACGCGTGCACAACGGTCTCGCGGGCGTGCACCGCCTCAGCATCCCGGGTGTCCTCGACACCGGTGACATCGCCCCGGGCGCCTCGGCCGCCGTCGACGTCCCCACCCCGCCGGCGGGCACCTACCTCCTCGAGGACCCGGGGAACGCCCCGGTCGAGCGGCTGCTCGGCCTGCACGGCGTGCTCGTCGTCGTCCCGGCCGCGCAGCGGTGGCGGCTGAGCGAGGGCGGCACCGAGTTCGAGCGGCAGTGGCTGTGGATCTGCCAGGACGTCGACCCCGACTGGGGCCGCCGGGCGCAGGCGGGCGAGCACATCGACCCCGAGGCCACTCCCCCGGTGCCGCGGTACTTCATGATCAACGACCGCTCCGGGTACGCCGCCCTCGGCATGTCCCGCGACACCCGGTCCAACGAGGCCGCGCACGAGGACACCCTGCCGTCGGGCTTCCCCCGGCGGGTGGACGTGCGCGACCTGTCCGCCGGCAGCCCCGGCACGGTGCGCAGCGGCCAGCTCCTCCGGTGCGTCAACACCGGCGTCGTCGTCCACCAGCTGCACTTCCACGGCAACCACGTCTCGACGGTGCGGCGCAACGGGGTCGACTTCCCGCGGGACGGGCTCCTCGGCCTCGTCGATGCCGAGGGGCACGTGCTGCTGCAGCAGTGGGAGGACGTCGTCGAGCTCGACCCGCGCTCACGCAAGGAGACCCTCCTGCCGCTGAAGAAGCCGCCGCAGGTCGTCGAGCCGGTGTGGGCGGCGCGCACCGAGGACTGGCACTACCCGATGCACTGCCACGCGGAGCCGTCGCAGACGGCGGCCGGCGGGCTCTACCCGGGCGGCATGGTCGCCGGCTGGGTGCTCGCCGGCCAGGTGAGCCCGCCGCACCACACCTACCGCAGCCAGGCCGACTTCGCCTCGGACCAGCCCAAGGAGGACGACCCCCTCACCGAGTTCCGCCAGCGCCCCGACCGGTTCTTCGAGCGGGACGTCTTCGGGCGCCGGCTGCGCTTCCCCGACGGCGCCGAGCACGAGATGTGGAGCTTCGAGTCCGAGACGTCGGGGCGCGGTTTCCCGGCCCCCGTCATCCGGATGACGGAGAACGCGCTCGTCCACGTCCGGGTCTAACCGAGCAAGGGCCCGCACACCATCCACCTGCACGGGATGGAGCCGGACCCGCGCAACGACGGCGTGGGGCACACCTCGTTCGAGGTGAGCGGCTCGTACACCTACCAGTTCCGACCCGACGCCGGAGTGCCGGGCGACCCCAACGAGGGCTCGGCGGGCACGTACTTCTACCACTGCCACGTCAACACGGTCCTGCACGTGCAGATGGGCATGGTCGGGCCGATGCTCGTCGACCCGGTCGTCCACCCGAGCTTCCCGGTGCCGGCGGGGACCCGCCGCCCGTTCGTCGACGGACCCCTGTACGACATCGCCACCGAGCTCATGCTCGTGCCCTACGCGGTGGACCCGACCTGGCACCACCTCAACCACGCCGCGGGGCTCTCCGGCGAGGACGTCGGGCTCAACCGGTTCCGGGCGAAGCACTTCTACGTCCTGGGCGGGCACATCGCCCAGGGGCAGCCGAAGGACCGGGTGTGGGTCCCGCGGCAGGTGCGGGCCAACGCCTCGGGGTACCCGACGCTGCTGCGGGTGCTCAACCTCAACTTCATCCCGACCAGGGTGCGGTTCACCCGGGCCGGCGGCGAGCCGGTGCGGATGGCCTCCCTCGTGGCCCACGACGGCCGGGCCTACCGGGACACCGTGCGCCCGGGCAGCCCCCTGCCGGAGGACCTCGGCAACCGGCTCGTCACCGACCGGCTCGCGTTCGGTGCCGCCGAGCGCTACGACATGCTCCTCCTCCCGCCGGAGCCCGGCCCCTACGAGATCCACGTCGACTGGTTCGACTGGGTCCCCGGCGCCGCCGGCCTGCGCCTCCTCGCCACCCGGACGGTGCCGCTCACGGCCGTGTGAGAAGTGCGACCGGCGAAGACGGGCGGCGTCCGGCGGCATGGGCACGTGCCGTCCGGGCGCCATGGCGGCGTGGCCGCCGTCAGATCGCCATGGCCGCGCGCACCTCGTCCACGGCCGCGGCACCGCCGGCCCCCGTGGCCGTGACCCGCCCGGACTCCAGCACGGCGAACTCCCGCGCCGCCGTCACCGCGAAGCCGACGTGCTGCTCGACGAGGAGCACCGAGAGCCCTGCGCCGGTGAGCTCGAGGACGGCGTGCTCGATCTCGGCCACCACCGACGGCTGGATGCCCTCGGTGGGCTCGTCGAGGACGAGCACCCGCGGCGCGGTGATGAGGGCCCGGGCGATGGCCAGCTGCTGGCGCTGGCCGCCGGAGAGCAGGCCGGCGCGCCGGTCCAGCAGCGGCATCAGCGCCGGGAACAGGTCGAGCGCCTCGGCGAGCCGGCCGCGCCCCTCACGCCGGCCGTCGGCCACGAGCCGCAGGTTCTCGCCCGCGGTGAGGTCGGCGAACGACTGCTGCCCCTGCGGGACGTACGCCAGACCACGCCGGACGCGCCGGTGTGCGGGCAACCGCGTGATGTCGTCGCCGTCGAACCACACCGAGCCCCGGACGGGTCGGAGCAGCCCGACGGCGGCCCGCAGCAGCGTCGTCTTGCCGGCACCGTTGTGGCCCAGGACGGCGGTGAGGCCGCCGTCCGGCACCGTGAGGTCCACGCCGTGGACGACCACGGCCGGTCCGTACCCGACGTGGACGTCGCGCAGCTCGAGCATCATGCCCCCCTCGTCCCGGCCGGTGCGCCGAGATACACCTCGATGACCCGCGGGTCGGCCTGGACCTCTGCCACGGTGCCCTCGCTGAGCACGCTGCCCTGGTGCAGCACCGTGACGGAGTCGGCGAACGAGCGCAGGAACTGCATGTCGTGCTCGACGACGACGACCGTTCGTCGTCGCCCCACCGTGCGGAGCAGCTCACCCGTCTGCTCGCGCTCGGCCTGGCTCATCCCGGCGACGGGCTCGTCGAGGAGGAGCAGCCGGGCGTCCTGGACGAGGAGCATCCCGATCTCGAGCCACTGCTTCTGGCCGTGGGCCAGCTCCCCCGCGGGCCGGTCCCGTTCCGCGGCCAGGCCGACCGTCTCCATGGCCTCCTCCACCACCTCGACGCGACGACGGGGCCGGAGGAGCTGGTGCACCGGGCGCCGGGCGCCGGCCGCGATGTCGAGGTTCTGGACCACCGTGAGGCCCTCGATGACGCTCGCGGTCTGGAAGGTGCGGCCGACCCCCGCTCGCACGACCTGGTGGACCTTCCGGCCGATGAGCTCGGCGCCACCGAACCGGGCCGACCCGGTCGCCGGGGTCAGGCCCGTGATGGCGTCGACGACCGTGGTCTTCCCGGCGCCGTTCGGGCCGATGAGGAAGCGCAGGTCCCCCTGGACGACCGTGAGGTCGATGCCGTCGACGGCGACGAACCCGCCGAAGCTCACGCGCAGCCCCCGGACCTCGAGGTAGTCGTGGGCGACGTCCTGGGTGGCGAGGAGCCGGTCGACCCGCGCCGGGTCACGGGTGGTGTCGTGGTCGCTCATGGGTGCCTCTCCGTGGTGGCGGCCAGGTGGTGGTCGGGATCGCTCGCCGCTGCGGCGGGCGGGTCGGCGTCGACGTGCCCCGCGGCGGCCCTGTGGTCGTCGGCACCGCCCACGGCGGTGGCGGCCCTGTCGGGACCGACCGCTGTGGTGGGCGCCCTGCCGGTGCCCTCGCCACGACCGACCGTGCCGGCGTCGTCCGCCCGCCCCGCCCACCGACGTCGACGCAGGGCGCCGGGGAGCTGGGCCAGCCCACCGGGGAGGAACGCGACCACGAGGATGAACAGGGCGCCCTGGAAGTAGGTCCAGAACGACGGGAACGACTCCGACAGACCCGTCTCGGCCCAGGCCACCGCGACCGAGCCGAGCACGGGGCCGAGCAGGGTGGCCCGGCCGCCGATCGCGACACCGACGAGGAAGCCGATCGAGGGGACGACGCCGACATCGGCGGGCGAGATGATCCCGACGATCGGCACGAACAGGGCCCCGCCGACCGCGGCGAAGACGGCGGCCACCACGTACGCGAAGACCTTGACCCGCACGGGGTCGTAGCCGAGGAAGCGCACGCGGTTCTCCTGGTCGCGCACCGCCACGAGCAGCTCGCCGTAGCGCGAGCGCATGAGTGCCCGGACGACCAGGACCATCACCAGCAGCGTGCCGGCGGCGACGAGGTAGAGCATCCGCCGGTTCACCGGGTCGGCGAGGTCGTAGCCGAAGAACGAGCGGAAGCCGTTGAGCCCGTTCGTCCCGCCGGTGGTCTGCTGCTGGCCCACGAGCAGGATCGCGAACGCCGCGGCGAGGGCCTGGCTGAGCACGGCGAAGTAGGCGCCGCGCACCTGCCGCCGGAACACCGCGGTGCCGAGCACGAGGGCGAGGATGGCGGGCACGGCCACGACGAGGACGACCGTCGTCGCGGGCGAGCGCATGGGCTCCCACCACCCGGGCACCTCACCGGTGCCGTACAGGAGCATGAAGTCCGGTACGCCGCCGGGGCCGGCGTCGGCGAGCTTGAGGTGCATCGCCATGATGTAGGCGCCCAGGCCGAAGAACACGCCCTGGCCGAGGGTGAGCATCCCTCCCTGACCCCAGGCCAGGCCGATGCCGACGGCGACCATCGCCAGGCACAGGAAGCGGGCCAGGAGGCTGAGCCGGAAGTCGCTGAGCACCGCCGGTGCGAGGACCAGCAGGACGAGCGCCGCGACGGCGGTGAGGGCCCAGGTGCGGGCGGGGCCGGGGCGCAGGACGACGGCGGCCCACCGGCGCACGGCGGTGCTGCCGCCGCTCATGCCAGGCTCCTCGTCCGGACGGTGACCAGACCCTGCGGCCGCCACTGGAGGAAGAGGACCACGAGGGCGAGGAGGAGGACCTTGGCCAGGCTCGCCGTCGTCCCGAGCTGGAGGAACGCCTGGATGATGCCCAGGCCGAAGGCGGCCACCACCGCCCCCTTGATCTGCCCGATCCCGCCGACGACGACCACGAGGAACGCGTCGACGATGTAGCTCTGGCCCAGGGTCGGCCCGATGGAGCCGAGGAGGGTCAGCGCGACGCCCGCGACGCCGGCGATGCCCGAGCCGATGAAGAAGGTGAGCCGGTCGGTGGCCGCCGCGGAGATCCCCGACGTCTCGGCCAGGTCGCGGTTCTGCACGACCGCCCGGATCCGGCGGCCGAGCGACGTCCTGGCCAGGACGAGCGCGACGGCGGCGACGCAGACAACGGCGAGCAGCAGGATGAAGAGCCGCGAGCGGGGCACCGACACCCCGAGCAGCTGGACGGGGCCGGCGAGCCACGACGGGGCGCGGACGTCGACGTTCGGTGCGCCGAAGACGTCGCGCGCCACCTGCTGGAGCACGAGGGCGACGCCCCAGGTGACGAGGAGCGTGTCGAGCGGGCGGCGGTGCATCCGGGAGATGAGCAGCACCTCGAGGACGACGCCCATGAGGCCGCCGACGAGGAAGCCGACCACCACGGACACGAGCAGGGAGACGCCCGGGTCGGCCAGGACCTGCTGGACGACGAAGGCGGTGTAGGCGCCGGCCATCATGAACTCGCCGTGCGCCATGTTGATCACGCCCATCTGGCCGAACGTGAGGGCGAGGCCGAGCGCGGCGAGGAGGAGGACCGAGCCGAGGCTCAGGCCCGCGAAGAGCTGGGGTAGGACGGCGTCCATCGTGCCTCCGTCTGCTGGGCGGTCCCCGCCCCGGACGGGCGGCCGGGGCGGGGACCGGCGGTGGTCAGGAGAGGCCGGCGGCCCAGTCGTAGGACTCCAGGAACGGGTCCGGCTCGATGGGCCCGTCCGAGCTCCACTCGGTGTGGATGAGCCCGTCCGGCCCGATCCGGCCGATGAGCGCGGTCTTGCTGAGGTGGTGGTTCTCGCCGTCGATCGTCACCGTGCCCTCGGGCGCCTCGAACGTCGTGCCGTCCGCGGCCTCCTGGACGGCGGCGACGTCGAAGGAGCCCGCCTCCTCCACCATCGCGCGCCAGAGGTGGAGGGAGGTGTAGGCGGCCTCCATCGGGTCGGAGGTCACCCGGTCCTCGCCGTAGGCCTCCTGGAACGCCGCGACGAACGCGTCGTTCTCGGGGCTGTCCACGGTCTGGTAGTAGTTCCAGGCGGTCAGCTGGCCCTCGACGTTGTCGATGCCGATGCCGCCGACCTCCTCCTCGGCGATCGAGACCGACATGACCGGCATCTCCTCGGCCGTCAGCCCGATGTTGCGGTACTCCTTGAAGAAGGCGACGTTGGAGTCACCGTTGAGGGTGTTGAAGACGGCGTCCGCGCCCGCCGAGCGCACCTTGCCGACGATCGTGGCGAAGTCGGTGTGGCCGAGCGGGGCGTACTCCTCGCCGAGCACCTCGATGCCGTGCTCCTGGGCGTAGGCGTTGATGATCTTGTTCGCCGTGCGGGGGAAGACGTAGTCCGACCCCACGAGGAACAGCGACGTCGCACCCTGCTCACGCAGGTAGTCCAGCGCGGGGATGATCTGCTGGTTCGTCGTGGCGCCGCTGTAGAAGATGTTCTCCGACGCCTCGAGGCCCTCGTACTGCACGGGGTAGAACAGCAGGGCGTCGTTCCCCTCGAAGACGGGCAGCATCGCCTTGCGGCTGGCGGAGGTCCAGCCGCCGAACACCGCCGCGACGCAGTCGGAGACGATGAGCTTCTCGGCCTTCTCCGCGAACACGGTGGGCTCGGAGGCGCCGTCCTCGGAGACGACCTCGAGCTGCTTGCCGAGGACACCGCCGTCGGCGTTGATCTCCTCGGCCGCCAGCGAGAGGGAGTCGAAGACCGTCTGCTCGGAGATGGCCATGGTGCCGGAGAGGGAGTTGAGGAAGCCGATCTTGACGGTGTCGCCGGAGGTGTCCACGCAGGACTCGGCCGACGCGGCGGAGGTGTCCGCCTCGTCGCCACCGGCCACGCGCGCGCCGCAGGCGCTCAGCGTCATGGCCAGGGCGGCGACGGCGGCGAGCGCCACGCGGGTCCGCAGGGGTGTGGGGGTCATCGCAGGTTCCCTTGATTCGGGCCACGGGGGCCGGGGCTGGGGGTCGCGACGCCGTGTCGCGACGCCTGCGACGCTAGGAGTCCCCTGTTTCCGGGGACTGCCCGCACCGTTTCGGATGGGTAAACGCTGTGGCAGCCCCCGCCGACGGCGAACGATCCGTCGCCACCCACGCCCACCACCGACGGCGAACGATCACCTTGTCGCCACCCACGCCCACCACCGACGGCGAACGATCCGGCGCCACCCACGCCCACCACCGACGGCGAACGATCCCTCCGTCGCCGAGTGAGAGTGGTGTGCCGGGATCACTCGGCGACACGGTGATCGCTCGTGTCAGACGGCCGCACCGGCTCGGCCCGCACGGAAGGCACCGGCCGTGACGGCGGCCAGAGAGCCCACCTCGAGCGGGCGCGGCTCGAGCGGCCCCGCCTCGGACAAC
Coding sequences within it:
- the urtA gene encoding urea ABC transporter substrate-binding protein, whose product is MTPTPLRTRVALAAVAALAMTLSACGARVAGGDEADTSAASAESCVDTSGDTVKIGFLNSLSGTMAISEQTVFDSLSLAAEEINADGGVLGKQLEVVSEDGASEPTVFAEKAEKLIVSDCVAAVFGGWTSASRKAMLPVFEGNDALLFYPVQYEGLEASENIFYSGATTNQQIIPALDYLREQGATSLFLVGSDYVFPRTANKIINAYAQEHGIEVLGEEYAPLGHTDFATIVGKVRSAGADAVFNTLNGDSNVAFFKEYRNIGLTAEEMPVMSVSIAEEEVGGIGIDNVEGQLTAWNYYQTVDSPENDAFVAAFQEAYGEDRVTSDPMEAAYTSLHLWRAMVEEAGSFDVAAVQEAADGTTFEAPEGTVTIDGENHHLSKTALIGRIGPDGLIHTEWSSDGPIEPDPFLESYDWAAGLS
- the urtC gene encoding urea ABC transporter permease subunit UrtC, whose product is MSGGSTAVRRWAAVVLRPGPARTWALTAVAALVLLVLAPAVLSDFRLSLLARFLCLAMVAVGIGLAWGQGGMLTLGQGVFFGLGAYIMAMHLKLADAGPGGVPDFMLLYGTGEVPGWWEPMRSPATTVVLVVAVPAILALVLGTAVFRRQVRGAYFAVLSQALAAAFAILLVGQQQTTGGTNGLNGFRSFFGYDLADPVNRRMLYLVAAGTLLVMVLVVRALMRSRYGELLVAVRDQENRVRFLGYDPVRVKVFAYVVAAVFAAVGGALFVPIVGIISPADVGVVPSIGFLVGVAIGGRATLLGPVLGSVAVAWAETGLSESFPSFWTYFQGALFILVVAFLPGGLAQLPGALRRRRWAGRADDAGTVGRGEGTGRAPTTAVGPDRAATAVGGADDHRAAAGHVDADPPAAAASDPDHHLAATTERHP
- the urtB gene encoding urea ABC transporter permease subunit UrtB; amino-acid sequence: MDAVLPQLFAGLSLGSVLLLAALGLALTFGQMGVINMAHGEFMMAGAYTAFVVQQVLADPGVSLLVSVVVGFLVGGLMGVVLEVLLISRMHRRPLDTLLVTWGVALVLQQVARDVFGAPNVDVRAPSWLAGPVQLLGVSVPRSRLFILLLAVVCVAAVALVLARTSLGRRIRAVVQNRDLAETSGISAAATDRLTFFIGSGIAGVAGVALTLLGSIGPTLGQSYIVDAFLVVVVGGIGQIKGAVVAAFGLGIIQAFLQLGTTASLAKVLLLALVVLFLQWRPQGLVTVRTRSLA